A single Candidatus Poribacteria bacterium DNA region contains:
- a CDS encoding glucose 1-dehydrogenase gives MKAKYDFSKGERGKFYNPKAVFNISNPDGKDVGPKMRLNDKIAIVTGAGRGIGKAVALRFAEEGAKVVVDDVNDANGAETVAAITDAGGEAMFVNADVSNIADAERLIAEATDAYGTVDILVNNAICSTADVLNNNWEANLAVALRGTSHCSDTVIPLMQQNGGGSIVNVASVNGLIGLQAIHAYSAAKGGVIALTRSMAVAHGKDNIRINCICPGTIQTEVWEPMLERNPQILDEITPWYPLGRIGQPVDIANAALFLASDEASFATGAVFVIDGGLTAGNHQFPI, from the coding sequence ATGAAAGCAAAATATGATTTTTCAAAGGGTGAACGCGGCAAATTCTATAACCCAAAAGCCGTCTTTAATATTTCCAATCCCGATGGAAAAGATGTAGGACCAAAAATGCGATTGAATGACAAAATTGCTATTGTTACAGGAGCAGGACGCGGTATCGGCAAAGCGGTGGCTCTTCGGTTTGCTGAAGAGGGAGCGAAAGTCGTCGTTGATGATGTGAATGATGCCAACGGTGCTGAAACTGTCGCTGCGATCACTGATGCAGGCGGCGAGGCGATGTTTGTTAACGCTGATGTCTCCAATATTGCCGATGCTGAGCGGCTTATTGCTGAGGCTACTGATGCCTACGGCACGGTTGACATTTTGGTGAACAACGCTATCTGCTCGACAGCCGACGTGCTAAACAACAATTGGGAAGCGAACTTAGCGGTCGCGCTCCGAGGTACCAGCCACTGTTCAGATACTGTCATTCCCCTGATGCAGCAGAACGGAGGTGGAAGCATTGTTAATGTTGCTTCTGTCAACGGACTCATAGGGTTGCAGGCTATTCACGCCTATTCTGCTGCGAAGGGTGGTGTTATCGCATTGACCCGCTCAATGGCAGTTGCACACGGCAAGGATAACATCCGTATCAACTGCATCTGTCCGGGAACGATTCAGACCGAAGTCTGGGAACCGATGCTTGAACGTAACCCTCAAATCTTAGACGAAATCACGCCGTGGTATCCGTTAGGACGGATCGGACAACCCGTTGACATCGCGAACGCTGCACTCTTCCTCGCTTCTGATGAAGCCAGTTTCGCGACAGGTGCTGTCTTTGTCATCGACGGCGGGCTAACTGCAGGCAACCATCAGTTTCCAATTTGA
- a CDS encoding DUF2283 domain-containing protein, which translates to MTQPIFNYDEVSDTLYVSFVPNEQATGIELTPHILLRFNKPERKAVGLTLLEYSLLAQKTDMGPRSFPLTGLTELSEDLRDIVLDILQRPPVSDVLLLSSYTPSISEAIPITLLQAAC; encoded by the coding sequence ATGACGCAACCGATTTTTAACTACGATGAAGTAAGCGATACGTTGTATGTTTCGTTTGTCCCAAATGAACAGGCAACAGGCATTGAATTGACTCCCCATATCTTGCTACGATTCAACAAACCGGAACGCAAAGCTGTTGGACTGACCCTTCTGGAATACTCTTTACTTGCCCAAAAGACGGACATGGGACCCCGGAGTTTCCCGCTCACAGGCTTAACCGAATTATCTGAAGACCTCCGAGATATTGTCTTAGATATTCTTCAACGCCCACCCGTCAGCGATGTACTTTTGCTTTCGTCGTATACACCCTCAATTTCCGAAGCGATTCCGATTACGCTTCTGCAAGCAGCCTGCTAA
- a CDS encoding amino acid ABC transporter ATP-binding protein, with amino-acid sequence MIICEDVHKWFDDFHVLKGITTTFKKGERAVICGPSGSGKSTFIRTINRLEEHQRGTIIVDGIELSNDLRNINLIRQEVGMVFQQFNLFPHLTNIKNITLGPIQVKKMSKSAAEEAALALLERMDIADQAYKYPTEISGGQQQRVAIARALAMEPKIMLFDEPTSALDPEMISEVLDVMRELAHSGMTMLVVTHEMGFAREVADRIMFFDEGVVIEEAAPADFFDNPQHERTKLFISQTLQH; translated from the coding sequence ATTATTATATGTGAAGACGTACACAAATGGTTTGACGATTTCCATGTCCTTAAAGGAATCACCACTACTTTCAAAAAAGGTGAAAGGGCGGTCATCTGCGGTCCATCAGGGTCAGGGAAATCCACCTTTATCCGAACAATTAATCGCCTTGAAGAGCATCAACGCGGGACAATCATTGTTGATGGAATTGAGTTAAGCAACGATCTACGCAATATCAATCTCATCCGTCAGGAAGTCGGTATGGTTTTCCAGCAGTTCAATCTGTTTCCACATCTGACGAACATAAAGAATATCACCTTAGGGCCAATCCAAGTGAAGAAGATGTCAAAAAGCGCAGCGGAAGAAGCCGCTTTGGCTTTATTAGAGCGGATGGATATTGCTGACCAAGCCTATAAATACCCGACAGAAATATCGGGCGGACAGCAGCAGCGTGTTGCGATTGCAAGGGCATTAGCTATGGAGCCAAAGATTATGCTCTTTGATGAACCCACAAGTGCGCTTGACCCAGAAATGATCTCAGAAGTGCTTGATGTGATGCGCGAACTTGCACATTCCGGTATGACGATGTTGGTTGTTACGCATGAGATGGGATTCGCACGAGAAGTGGCTGATCGGATCATGTTCTTTGATGAGGGTGTGGTTATAGAGGAAGCAGCACCGGCAGATTTCTTTGATAACCCACAGCACGAACGCACGAAACTTTTCATCTCACAGACGCTGCAGCATTAG